The following proteins are encoded in a genomic region of Nocardioides sp. cx-173:
- a CDS encoding phospholipase A2, whose protein sequence is MARRHGGGEPGAGLASSHTQGTRLGGRRSCHVSKGPPMKRLLLTTLAALTCLAGVWLPAPVQAAGPPPAAAYTQAQLRARANTLMFEMTLAQFMRVKNTAKSGIDTEFDWTDDGCSGPPNPFSDNFRRSCVRHDFGFATTATACSYGPRSRCDCGSTPPSAPTWTASATTRAIPTAAALRSRRTTTS, encoded by the coding sequence ATGGCCCGTCGACATGGCGGGGGCGAACCGGGCGCGGGACTAGCGTCAAGTCATACCCAAGGGACTCGGCTCGGGGGGCGTCGGTCCTGTCATGTCTCGAAAGGACCCCCCATGAAGCGCCTCCTCTTGACCACGCTGGCCGCCCTCACCTGCCTGGCCGGCGTGTGGCTGCCGGCGCCCGTCCAGGCAGCCGGCCCGCCCCCCGCTGCGGCGTACACCCAGGCCCAGCTGCGCGCCCGCGCCAACACGCTGATGTTCGAGATGACGCTGGCGCAGTTCATGCGCGTCAAGAACACCGCCAAGTCGGGCATCGACACGGAGTTCGACTGGACCGACGACGGCTGCAGCGGGCCACCCAACCCGTTCTCGGACAACTTCCGGCGCTCCTGCGTACGCCACGACTTCGGTTTCGCAACTACGGCAACGGCCTGCAGCTACGGCCCTCGGAGCAGATGCGACTGCGGATCAACACCACCTTCAGCGCCGACATGGACCGCCAGTGCGACAACCAGGGCGATCCCAACGGCTGCGGCGCTGCGGTCGCGACGTACTACCACTTCGTGA
- a CDS encoding LacI family DNA-binding transcriptional regulator, which produces MTPRPTINDVARKAGVSKGAVSFAFNDRPGIAPETRERILETARAMGWTPSSRARALSVSRALAVGMVIARPPETLRADPFFPSFIAGVESVLAESGYALLLQLVPEDDEGHASYRRLAEQGRVDGVLLTDLHVDDTRPALLAEVDLPAVVVGPDQGEGLWPAVGVDDGPGIAAVVEHLVSLGHTRIAHVGGPAVMVHGRSRRDAWAAALADAGLAPGPFVESDFSAEGGAAATTSLLDLAEPPTAVVYANDLMAMAGLAVAVARGIDVPGRLSIAGYDDTELAAYLQPPLTTVTTDVTGWGRAAATRLLDLVEQRRPTEPVLSAPRLVVRGSTGPAPHDVPDSPTKERP; this is translated from the coding sequence GTGACACCTCGTCCCACCATCAACGACGTCGCCCGCAAGGCCGGCGTGTCGAAGGGCGCGGTGTCGTTCGCGTTCAACGACCGCCCCGGGATCGCTCCGGAGACCCGGGAGCGGATCCTGGAGACCGCCCGGGCGATGGGCTGGACGCCGAGCTCGCGGGCGCGCGCGCTGTCGGTGTCCCGGGCGCTCGCGGTGGGGATGGTGATCGCCCGGCCCCCGGAGACGCTGCGCGCGGACCCGTTCTTCCCCTCCTTCATCGCGGGGGTGGAGAGCGTGCTGGCCGAGAGCGGCTACGCGCTGCTGCTGCAGCTGGTCCCCGAGGACGACGAGGGCCACGCCTCCTACCGGAGGCTCGCCGAGCAGGGGCGCGTCGACGGTGTCCTGCTCACCGACCTCCACGTCGACGACACCCGCCCGGCGCTGCTCGCCGAGGTGGACCTGCCGGCGGTGGTCGTCGGTCCCGACCAGGGGGAGGGGCTGTGGCCCGCGGTCGGGGTCGACGACGGGCCCGGCATCGCAGCGGTCGTCGAGCACCTGGTCTCGCTCGGCCACACGCGCATCGCCCACGTCGGCGGACCCGCGGTCATGGTCCACGGCCGTTCCCGCCGCGACGCGTGGGCGGCCGCCCTCGCGGACGCCGGCCTGGCTCCGGGGCCGTTCGTCGAGTCGGACTTCTCCGCCGAGGGCGGCGCGGCCGCGACGACGTCTCTGCTGGACCTCGCCGAACCGCCCACCGCGGTGGTCTATGCCAACGACCTGATGGCGATGGCCGGCCTGGCCGTGGCGGTCGCCCGCGGCATCGACGTGCCCGGACGGCTCTCGATCGCCGGGTACGACGACACCGAGCTCGCCGCCTACCTGCAGCCGCCCCTCACGACCGTCACGACCGACGTCACCGGCTGGGGCCGTGCGGCCGCCACCCGGCTGCTCGACCTGGTCGAGCAGCGCCGGCCCACCGAGCCCGTCCTCAGCGCCCCCCGCCTGGTGGTGCGGGGCTCCACCGGACCGGCACCGCACGACGTACCCGACAGCCCGACCAAGGAGAGACCATGA
- a CDS encoding carbohydrate ABC transporter permease produces MSTLQAPPEAPPPSRAARPSKAAPSWVASLVGRHPVGIVLAAPYAVFLALVFAWPLCLAVWISFHDYFFAAPGVEVERPFVGLDNYRTVLSDPDVRESLVNVGVFLVINVPLTVVLALVLATALNGAIRGRTFLRVAYYVPYVAASVALVAVWLFLFSSDGMVNQILGPLAPDPSWLVNSTLAMPVIALFVTWKQLGFFILLYLAALQNVPKELYESASTDGASRFRSFLHVTVPGVRPATLLVVILATITGANLFTEPYLLTNGGGPNGASTSPVLLMYQRGIEQGNPDTAAAIGVILVILVLVISLVNRRLLERD; encoded by the coding sequence GTGAGCACGCTGCAGGCGCCGCCCGAGGCACCGCCCCCGTCGAGGGCGGCGCGTCCGTCGAAGGCGGCGCCCTCCTGGGTCGCCAGCCTCGTGGGGCGCCACCCCGTGGGGATCGTGCTGGCGGCGCCGTACGCCGTGTTCCTCGCCCTGGTCTTCGCCTGGCCGCTGTGCCTGGCGGTGTGGATCAGCTTCCACGACTACTTCTTCGCCGCGCCGGGGGTCGAGGTGGAGCGGCCGTTCGTCGGCCTTGACAACTACCGCACGGTGCTCTCCGACCCGGACGTGCGCGAGTCCCTGGTCAACGTCGGCGTCTTCCTGGTCATCAACGTGCCGCTCACGGTGGTGCTGGCGCTGGTCCTCGCCACCGCGCTCAACGGCGCGATCCGGGGACGCACGTTCCTGCGGGTGGCCTACTACGTCCCCTACGTCGCCGCCAGCGTGGCGCTGGTGGCGGTCTGGCTCTTCCTGTTCAGCAGCGACGGGATGGTCAACCAGATCCTGGGGCCGCTGGCTCCTGACCCCTCCTGGCTGGTCAACAGCACGCTGGCGATGCCGGTCATCGCGCTCTTCGTCACCTGGAAGCAGCTGGGGTTCTTCATCCTGCTCTACCTCGCCGCACTGCAGAACGTCCCGAAGGAGCTCTACGAGTCGGCGTCCACCGACGGGGCGTCGAGGTTCCGCTCGTTCCTGCACGTCACCGTGCCGGGGGTGCGGCCGGCCACGCTGCTGGTGGTCATCCTGGCGACGATCACCGGCGCCAACCTCTTCACCGAGCCCTACCTGCTCACCAACGGCGGTGGGCCCAACGGGGCATCGACCTCCCCGGTGCTGCTGATGTACCAACGCGGCATCGAGCAGGGCAACCCGGACACGGCGGCGGCGATCGGCGTGATCCTGGTGATCCTCGTGCTCGTGATCTCGCTCGTGAACCGCCGGCTGCTGGAGAGGGACTGA
- a CDS encoding ATP-binding cassette domain-containing protein translates to MSTHPADRHDLIRVQGARVNNLRDLSVEIPKRRLTVFTGVSGSGKSSLVFATIAAESQRMINETYSAFLQGFMPTLARPEVDLLEGLTTAIIVDQERMGANPRSTVGTATDANAMLRILFSRLGAPYVGPPTAYSFNVPTRKASGVMSTDKGGRVEKSVVKDEVYLGGMCPRCEGMGNVSDIDLTALYDESTSLSEGALTIPGYSMDGWYGRLFEGAGLPMDKPIAKFTQKQLDTLLYAEPTKIKVEGINLTYEGIIPRIQKSMLSKDAEAMQPHVRRFVERAVTFQTCPECEGTRLTKEVLRSKIQGKSIADLCRMQISDLAQWVSALDEPSVAPLLKGLRHLLDSFTEIGLGYLSLDRPAGTLSGGEAQRTKMIRHLGSSLTDVTYVFDEPTIGLHPHDIERMNQLLLQLRDKGNTVLVVEHKPETIAIADHVVDLGPGAGSGGGEVCFEGTVAGLRSSDTVTGRHLDDRAALKEAVREPTGALQVRGAATHNLRDVDVDVPLGVLCVVTGVAGSGKSSLIHGSVAQREGVVVIDQGAIKGSRRSNPATYTGLLEPIRKAFAKANGVKPALFSSNSEGACQTCNGAGVIFTELGVMATVESVCEECEGRRFQAAVLEYTLGGKNIADVLAMSVAEAEDFFADGDAKTPAAHKVLSRLEDVGLGYLRLGQPLTTLSGGERQRLKLATQMAEKGDVYVLDEPTTGLHLADVANLLGLLDRLVDSGKSVIVIEHHQAVMAHADWIIDLGPGAGHDGGLVVFEGTPTDLVAGRSTLTGEHLAAYVGA, encoded by the coding sequence ATGAGCACCCACCCCGCCGACCGTCACGACCTGATCCGCGTGCAGGGCGCGCGCGTCAACAACCTGCGTGACCTCAGCGTGGAGATCCCCAAGCGCCGGCTCACGGTGTTCACCGGTGTCTCGGGCTCGGGCAAGAGCTCGCTGGTGTTCGCGACGATCGCGGCGGAGTCCCAGCGGATGATCAACGAGACCTACAGCGCGTTCCTGCAAGGCTTCATGCCCACGCTGGCCCGCCCGGAGGTCGACCTGCTGGAGGGCCTGACGACGGCGATCATCGTCGACCAGGAGCGGATGGGCGCCAACCCCCGCTCGACCGTCGGCACGGCCACCGACGCCAACGCGATGCTGCGGATCCTGTTCAGCCGCCTCGGCGCGCCGTACGTCGGTCCGCCGACGGCGTACTCGTTCAACGTGCCGACCCGTAAGGCCAGCGGCGTCATGAGCACGGACAAGGGCGGCCGGGTCGAGAAGAGTGTCGTCAAGGACGAGGTCTACCTCGGCGGCATGTGCCCGCGGTGCGAGGGCATGGGCAACGTCAGCGACATCGATCTCACCGCGCTCTACGACGAGTCCACGTCGCTGAGCGAGGGGGCACTGACGATCCCCGGCTACTCGATGGACGGGTGGTACGGGCGCCTCTTCGAGGGCGCCGGGCTGCCGATGGACAAGCCCATCGCGAAGTTCACCCAGAAGCAGCTCGACACGCTGCTCTACGCCGAGCCGACCAAGATCAAGGTCGAGGGCATCAACCTGACCTATGAGGGGATCATCCCCCGGATCCAGAAGTCGATGCTGTCCAAGGACGCCGAGGCCATGCAGCCGCACGTGCGGCGCTTCGTCGAGCGGGCCGTGACCTTCCAGACCTGCCCCGAGTGCGAGGGCACGCGGCTCACCAAGGAGGTGCTGCGGTCCAAGATCCAGGGCAAGAGCATCGCGGACCTCTGCCGGATGCAGATCAGCGACCTGGCCCAGTGGGTGAGCGCGCTCGACGAGCCGTCGGTCGCACCGCTGCTGAAGGGGCTGCGCCACCTGCTCGACTCGTTCACCGAGATCGGGCTCGGCTACCTCTCGCTCGATCGGCCCGCCGGCACGCTGTCGGGGGGAGAGGCCCAGCGCACCAAGATGATCCGCCACCTCGGGTCGTCCCTCACCGACGTCACCTACGTCTTCGACGAGCCGACGATCGGGCTGCACCCCCACGACATCGAGCGGATGAACCAGCTGCTGCTCCAGCTGCGCGACAAGGGCAACACCGTGCTCGTGGTCGAGCACAAGCCGGAGACGATCGCCATCGCCGACCACGTCGTCGACCTGGGACCGGGAGCCGGCTCCGGCGGCGGCGAGGTGTGCTTCGAGGGCACCGTGGCGGGACTGCGGAGCAGCGACACCGTCACCGGCCGGCACCTGGACGACCGGGCCGCGCTCAAGGAGGCGGTCCGTGAGCCCACCGGCGCCCTGCAGGTCCGGGGTGCCGCCACCCACAACCTGCGCGACGTCGACGTCGACGTGCCGCTCGGCGTGCTGTGCGTGGTCACGGGCGTCGCCGGCTCGGGCAAGAGCTCGCTGATCCACGGCTCGGTCGCCCAGCGCGAGGGCGTCGTGGTGATCGACCAGGGCGCGATCAAGGGCTCACGTCGCAGCAACCCGGCGACGTACACCGGACTGCTGGAGCCGATCCGCAAGGCCTTCGCCAAGGCCAACGGCGTCAAGCCCGCCCTGTTCAGCTCCAACTCCGAGGGCGCCTGCCAGACCTGCAACGGCGCCGGCGTGATCTTCACCGAGCTCGGCGTCATGGCGACCGTCGAGTCGGTGTGCGAGGAGTGCGAGGGCAGGCGCTTCCAGGCGGCCGTGCTCGAGTACACGCTGGGCGGGAAGAACATCGCCGACGTCCTGGCGATGTCGGTGGCCGAGGCCGAGGACTTCTTCGCCGACGGCGACGCCAAGACCCCGGCCGCACACAAGGTCCTGTCGCGGCTCGAGGACGTCGGGCTGGGCTACCTCCGACTCGGGCAGCCGCTCACGACCCTGTCCGGCGGCGAGCGGCAGCGGCTCAAGCTGGCCACGCAGATGGCCGAGAAGGGCGACGTCTACGTCCTCGACGAGCCCACCACCGGCCTGCACCTCGCCGATGTCGCGAACCTGCTCGGCCTGCTCGACCGGCTCGTCGACTCCGGCAAGTCGGTGATCGTGATCGAGCACCACCAGGCCGTGATGGCGCACGCGGACTGGATCATCGACCTGGGTCCCGGCGCGGGCCACGACGGTGGCCTCGTCGTCTTCGAGGGCACGCCGACCGACCTGGTCGCCGGACGTTCGACGCTCACCGGCGAGCATCTGGCGGCGTACGTCGGGGCCTAG
- a CDS encoding ABC transporter substrate-binding protein, whose protein sequence is MKTKTMAATLGALALTVAACGGDGEGSSGNDDRGPIKVWLSNNPEEIAWGEAMVKAWNDEHPDEEIEAQEIPAGQSSEEVIGAAITAGNAPCLVFNTSPAAVPQFQKQGGLVALDAFDGGADYVEERSGEVAEQYQSPDGQYYQIPWKANPVMIFYNKDLMKKAGVDPEDPPLATYDEFLATSRKIVDSGTAQAAIWPAPTSEFFQSWFDFYPLYAAETGGTQLVEDDQATFESEEGQAVADFWATMYEDGLAQQEVYNGDSFADGKAAMSIVGPWAIAVYGESVDWGAVPVPTSQGTPAEETYTFSDAKNIALYSACENQGTAYDVLEFATSEEQDGALLEMTGQMPMREDLAGTYPEYFAEHPEYEAFADQASRTVEVPNVPNSIEIWQAFRDAYSSSVIFAEEPVDDALGGAAGEVTDLAGQG, encoded by the coding sequence ATGAAGACGAAGACGATGGCGGCCACGCTCGGTGCGCTGGCGCTCACGGTGGCGGCGTGCGGGGGAGACGGGGAGGGGTCCTCGGGCAACGACGACCGCGGCCCGATCAAGGTCTGGCTCTCCAACAACCCCGAGGAGATCGCCTGGGGCGAGGCGATGGTCAAGGCCTGGAACGACGAGCACCCCGACGAGGAGATCGAGGCCCAGGAGATCCCGGCCGGCCAGAGCTCCGAGGAGGTGATCGGCGCCGCGATCACCGCGGGCAACGCGCCGTGCCTGGTCTTCAACACCTCGCCCGCGGCGGTGCCGCAATTCCAGAAGCAGGGCGGGCTCGTGGCGCTCGACGCCTTCGACGGCGGAGCCGACTACGTCGAGGAGCGGTCGGGGGAGGTCGCCGAGCAGTACCAGTCGCCGGACGGGCAGTACTACCAGATCCCCTGGAAGGCCAACCCGGTCATGATCTTCTACAACAAGGACCTGATGAAGAAGGCGGGCGTCGATCCGGAGGACCCGCCGCTGGCGACCTACGACGAGTTCCTCGCCACGAGCCGGAAGATCGTCGACAGCGGCACCGCGCAGGCGGCCATCTGGCCGGCACCGACGAGCGAGTTCTTCCAGTCGTGGTTCGACTTCTACCCGCTCTACGCCGCCGAGACCGGCGGCACGCAGCTGGTCGAGGACGACCAGGCCACCTTCGAGTCCGAGGAGGGCCAGGCCGTGGCCGACTTCTGGGCCACGATGTACGAGGACGGGCTGGCCCAGCAGGAGGTCTACAACGGCGACTCCTTCGCGGACGGCAAGGCCGCGATGTCCATCGTCGGGCCGTGGGCCATCGCGGTCTACGGCGAGTCGGTGGACTGGGGCGCCGTGCCCGTCCCGACCTCCCAGGGCACACCTGCCGAGGAGACCTACACGTTCTCCGACGCCAAGAACATCGCCCTGTACTCGGCCTGCGAGAACCAGGGCACTGCCTACGACGTGCTCGAGTTCGCGACCAGCGAGGAGCAGGACGGGGCGCTCCTGGAGATGACCGGACAGATGCCGATGCGCGAGGACCTGGCCGGCACCTACCCGGAGTACTTCGCGGAGCACCCCGAGTACGAGGCCTTCGCCGACCAGGCCTCCCGCACGGTCGAGGTGCCGAACGTGCCCAACTCCATCGAGATCTGGCAGGCCTTCCGCGACGCCTACAGCTCGTCGGTGATCTTCGCTGAGGAGCCGGTCGACGACGCGCTGGGCGGAGCCGCCGGCGAGGTCACGGACCTGGCCGGACAGGGCTAG
- a CDS encoding VOC family protein: MTPELDALTFDADDPAALATFWAAFLGWDTTGDPDDPEAVVLLPDDDTGFRLRFQPADQPKSIPNQMHFDLTSTSLEDQKRTVARALALGARRLDIGQGPDAEHVVLGDPEGNEFDVIEPGNGFLADCGFIGALASDGTQEVGYFWSRALDWPLVWDQDQETAIRSPRGGPKITWGGPPIDPRPGKNRLHFDLVPPPGADQQAVVARLLSLGATRVDIGQGDVGWVVMADPDGNEFCVKPSRV, from the coding sequence ATGACGCCTGAGCTGGATGCGCTCACCTTCGACGCCGACGACCCGGCGGCGCTGGCCACCTTCTGGGCCGCATTCCTCGGATGGGACACCACCGGCGACCCCGACGACCCCGAGGCCGTCGTGTTGCTGCCCGACGACGACACCGGCTTCCGGCTCCGGTTCCAGCCGGCCGACCAGCCCAAGTCCATCCCCAACCAGATGCACTTCGACCTCACCAGCACCTCGCTGGAGGACCAGAAGCGGACCGTAGCGCGGGCCCTCGCCCTCGGCGCCCGCCGCCTCGACATCGGGCAGGGCCCCGATGCCGAGCACGTGGTGCTCGGCGACCCCGAGGGCAACGAGTTCGACGTGATCGAGCCGGGCAACGGCTTCCTGGCCGACTGCGGGTTCATCGGCGCGCTCGCCAGCGACGGCACCCAGGAGGTCGGCTACTTCTGGAGCCGCGCGCTGGACTGGCCGCTGGTCTGGGACCAGGACCAGGAGACCGCGATCCGCTCACCCAGGGGCGGCCCCAAGATCACCTGGGGCGGTCCGCCCATCGACCCGAGGCCCGGCAAGAACCGCCTGCACTTCGACCTGGTCCCCCCGCCCGGCGCCGACCAGCAGGCGGTCGTCGCACGGCTGCTGTCCCTGGGCGCCACCCGCGTCGACATCGGGCAGGGAGACGTGGGCTGGGTGGTGATGGCCGATCCCGACGGCAACGAGTTCTGCGTGAAGCCGTCGCGGGTCTAG
- a CDS encoding carbohydrate ABC transporter permease, with product MAPDARTTEAAPETTGERSRGRTILRHLVLYAGALVFLFPFYYMVVGSLQKEPDTSLGGAFPTGGFTLDNYTQINERVDLVQSLVNSGIFTGGVLLGTVVFGVLAGYALARLEFRGQGTLFATMLLVQIIPFQLLIIPIYVMIVRTYGLADSYLGMILPFAINSTAVFIFRQFFRQLPEDLFSAARLDGASELRILWSVALPLVRPALVTAVLLTFIGPWNEFLWPFLVTKDTGMQPLAVSLANYISNVAGRAANPYGAILAGSVVLAAPAVALFVAFQKRFTSSDLGSGVKG from the coding sequence ATGGCACCCGACGCCCGAACGACCGAGGCGGCTCCTGAGACGACCGGTGAGCGGAGCCGGGGGCGGACGATCCTGCGCCACCTGGTCCTGTACGCCGGCGCGCTGGTGTTCCTGTTCCCCTTCTACTACATGGTGGTCGGGTCCCTGCAGAAGGAGCCCGACACCTCGCTCGGGGGCGCGTTCCCCACCGGCGGCTTCACCCTGGACAACTACACCCAGATCAACGAGCGGGTCGACCTGGTGCAGTCGCTGGTCAACTCCGGCATCTTCACCGGCGGGGTGCTGCTCGGCACCGTCGTGTTCGGCGTCCTGGCCGGCTACGCGCTGGCCCGCCTGGAGTTCCGCGGACAGGGCACGCTGTTCGCGACCATGCTCCTGGTGCAGATCATCCCGTTCCAGCTGCTGATCATCCCGATCTACGTGATGATCGTGCGCACCTACGGGCTGGCCGACAGCTACCTGGGGATGATCCTGCCGTTCGCGATCAACTCCACCGCGGTCTTCATCTTCCGCCAGTTCTTCCGCCAGCTGCCCGAGGACCTGTTCTCCGCGGCGCGCCTGGACGGCGCCAGCGAGCTGCGCATCCTGTGGTCGGTGGCCCTGCCGCTGGTGCGGCCCGCCCTGGTGACGGCGGTCTTGCTCACCTTCATCGGCCCCTGGAACGAGTTCCTGTGGCCGTTCCTGGTCACCAAGGACACCGGCATGCAGCCGCTCGCGGTGTCCCTGGCCAACTACATCAGCAACGTCGCCGGCCGCGCGGCCAACCCCTATGGCGCGATCCTCGCCGGCTCCGTCGTGCTGGCGGCACCCGCCGTCGCCCTGTTCGTCGCCTTCCAGAAGCGGTTCACCTCCTCCGACCTCGGGTCGGGGGTCAAGGGGTGA
- a CDS encoding glycoside hydrolase family 130 protein produces MSTHFPLGPFTPYEHNPILRPQGDGWESASVYNPAAVVREGRVALLYRAHSDDIVSHVGLATSDDGLHFERHREPVLSPSEDYDRYGAEDPRVTEVDGTYYLTYTGWDRANARLCLATSTDLVTWTKHGPMFADFNTFLPQGNGVPGPWSKAGGILAEPVDGRYLMYFGEGSIYYAWSEDLLRWEPCSQDEPVMVPTPAGTFGDFLVEVGPPPIVTDNGLILLIHNAAVAFDDGTVRYTAGQLLLDPADPGTILAELKRPWLEPSTYEDRHGLVSNVTFVEGLVQFQGTWFAYYGQSDSTLGVATYRVGERYSTLGS; encoded by the coding sequence ATGAGCACGCACTTCCCGCTCGGCCCGTTCACGCCGTACGAGCACAACCCGATCCTGCGACCCCAGGGGGACGGCTGGGAGTCCGCCAGCGTCTACAACCCCGCGGCGGTGGTGCGCGAGGGCCGGGTCGCGCTGCTCTACCGCGCCCACTCCGACGACATCGTCTCCCACGTCGGCCTCGCCACCAGCGACGACGGCCTCCACTTCGAGCGGCATCGCGAGCCGGTCCTCTCGCCGAGTGAGGACTACGACCGATACGGCGCCGAGGACCCGCGCGTGACCGAGGTCGACGGCACCTACTACCTCACCTACACCGGCTGGGACCGGGCCAACGCCCGACTGTGCCTGGCGACGTCGACGGACCTGGTGACCTGGACCAAGCACGGCCCGATGTTCGCCGACTTCAACACCTTCCTGCCCCAGGGCAACGGCGTGCCCGGCCCGTGGAGCAAGGCCGGCGGGATCCTGGCCGAGCCGGTGGACGGGCGCTACCTCATGTACTTCGGGGAGGGGTCGATCTACTACGCCTGGTCCGAGGACCTGCTGCGCTGGGAGCCGTGCTCGCAGGACGAGCCGGTGATGGTCCCCACGCCGGCCGGGACGTTCGGCGACTTCCTCGTGGAGGTGGGGCCCCCGCCGATCGTGACCGACAACGGCCTGATCCTGCTGATCCACAACGCCGCGGTGGCGTTCGACGACGGCACCGTGCGCTACACCGCCGGCCAGCTGCTGCTCGACCCCGCCGATCCCGGGACGATCCTCGCCGAGCTGAAGCGTCCCTGGCTGGAGCCGTCGACGTACGAGGACCGGCACGGCCTGGTCTCCAACGTGACGTTCGTCGAGGGACTCGTCCAGTTCCAGGGCACCTGGTTCGCCTACTACGGCCAGAGCGACTCGACGCTGGGCGTGGCGACGTACCGCGTGGGGGAGCGGTACTCGACCCTCGGCTCCTGA
- a CDS encoding peptidase inhibitor family I36 protein, with product MRLRINTTFSADMDRQCDNQGDPNGCGAAVATYYHFVNDLNNGAAAFYDDTCDVGYFCMYDDDDRGGWRVQLARRSADFHDFAGGDLNDNVKSVWNREPDAWRVYDDPGYGGSTRCVAAGAVEDFGSFDGLNDELSAARPGC from the coding sequence ATGCGACTGCGGATCAACACCACCTTCAGCGCCGACATGGACCGCCAGTGCGACAACCAGGGCGATCCCAACGGCTGCGGCGCTGCGGTCGCGACGTACTACCACTTCGTGAACGACCTCAACAACGGCGCCGCGGCGTTCTACGACGACACCTGCGACGTCGGCTACTTCTGCATGTACGACGACGACGATCGCGGCGGCTGGCGCGTCCAGCTCGCCCGGCGGTCGGCGGACTTCCACGACTTCGCCGGCGGGGACCTCAACGACAACGTCAAGTCGGTCTGGAACCGCGAGCCCGATGCCTGGCGCGTCTACGACGACCCGGGCTACGGCGGCAGCACTCGCTGCGTGGCTGCCGGCGCCGTCGAGGACTTCGGCAGCTTCGACGGGCTCAACGACGAGCTCAGCGCGGCCCGGCCGGGCTGCTGA
- a CDS encoding TA system VapC family ribonuclease toxin gives MSGTYLLDANALIALTLTDHEHHERATSWAAGVDRIAVCPVVEGSLVRFLVRLGAPPSAATGLLDALHASERCEFWPAELSYRDADLAHVVGHRQVTDAYLAALARHRHGVLATFDGALARALPQDVVLIL, from the coding sequence GTGAGCGGCACCTACCTGCTCGACGCCAACGCCCTCATCGCGCTCACGCTCACCGACCACGAGCACCATGAGCGCGCCACCTCCTGGGCTGCCGGGGTCGACCGCATCGCGGTGTGTCCCGTCGTCGAAGGCTCGCTGGTGCGCTTCCTGGTGCGTCTGGGAGCACCGCCCTCGGCGGCGACGGGCCTGCTGGATGCTCTGCACGCCAGCGAGCGATGTGAGTTCTGGCCGGCCGAGCTGTCGTACCGCGACGCGGACCTCGCTCACGTCGTCGGTCACCGGCAGGTGACCGACGCCTACCTCGCGGCGCTGGCCCGACACCGCCACGGGGTGCTGGCCACCTTCGACGGCGCACTGGCCCGGGCCCTGCCGCAGGACGTGGTCCTGATCCTCTGA
- a CDS encoding VanZ family protein has product MLHRHPFLSLLTGGYLVFVAWLTLTPQPIGPDDRDLILRGLDALHRRGYAESIDYNRLEFLANIALFVPIGMFLLLLFGAGQWWLAAIGAFLLTSFIETVQQQIPGRVSDDRDLLANTVGGLIGIAVALVVTMPATLRRRRARERRAAGVA; this is encoded by the coding sequence GTGCTGCACCGACACCCCTTCCTGAGCCTGCTGACCGGTGGCTACCTGGTCTTCGTCGCCTGGCTCACCCTGACGCCGCAGCCGATCGGCCCCGACGACCGGGACCTGATCCTCCGGGGTCTCGACGCGCTGCACCGGCGCGGCTACGCCGAGTCGATCGACTACAACCGGCTGGAGTTCCTGGCCAACATCGCGCTGTTCGTGCCGATCGGGATGTTCCTGCTGCTGCTGTTCGGCGCCGGGCAGTGGTGGCTGGCCGCCATCGGCGCCTTCCTGCTCACGTCGTTCATCGAGACCGTGCAGCAGCAGATCCCCGGCCGGGTCTCCGACGACCGCGACCTGCTGGCCAACACCGTGGGCGGCCTGATCGGGATCGCCGTCGCCCTGGTCGTGACCATGCCCGCCACGCTGCGGCGGCGTCGCGCCCGGGAGCGACGGGCCGCCGGGGTCGCGTGA